A DNA window from Thermoflexus sp. contains the following coding sequences:
- a CDS encoding TIM-barrel domain-containing protein encodes MDLRKALLALRFVGLRTTLRAVRAARERDRWEGRVLPAVPAAWRMVKPLETMEPLPDGARFAGPDAELEIRFLAPDVVRLTWTPGVLPLPYAVVRERLTEASVSHKRHAEGWSLESAAMRLEIRADGGIHFRDPSGTIWREEEPPARAGEAWRHRVRLGPEERIYGLGERATPLNRRGRIYRMWNRDPGGSYGPGADPLYLSVPLWLSLGPEGSYLVFYENPFEAIFDLGATEPDVACLTFAGGALRYFVCMGPPDQALARYTALTGRPPMPPRWALGFHQSRWSYESADEVRTVVQGFRDHDLPLHAIHLDIDYMDGYRVFTVDRRRFPDLPGLIRELEGQGVRTVVILDPGVKVDPGYSVYREGMAHSRFCRLPDGSVYRGLVWPGWCVFPDFTDPGVREWWGDQYRSFVEMGVAGFWHDMNEPTTFVAWGEPTFPRGVRHAMEGRGGDHREAHNLYGLLMNRAAWEALRRLRPERRPFLLTRSGWAGIQRYAWNWTGDTESTWAALRQTIPTVLGLGLSGIPYTGPDIGGFSGAPTVELFVRWFQAATFMPFFRNHAAKGTPRREPWVFGEPALSILREFLRLRVRLLPYLYTLAWEAAQTGAPLARPLFWLDPKDPALWEIEDLFLLGSALLVAPVMEEGARSRAVFLPAGEWYDFWSDRRFAGPGVVEVEAPLERIPVFVRAGSILPMAEDRLTLHLYGPSDGEGEGILYQDAGDGFGPYRVDRFHGQWEEGVLRIRRIWEGDLPWPEGGLRLRIHGVAPARAHADGRPVPVEGQTVIAPLFEELIVEIDSA; translated from the coding sequence ATGGATCTGCGGAAAGCCCTTCTGGCCCTCCGCTTCGTGGGTCTGCGCACCACCCTCCGGGCCGTGCGTGCGGCGCGGGAGCGAGATCGATGGGAAGGCAGAGTCCTGCCGGCTGTTCCCGCGGCCTGGCGGATGGTGAAGCCTCTGGAAACGATGGAACCGCTTCCGGACGGCGCCCGCTTCGCCGGGCCGGACGCCGAGCTGGAGATTCGCTTCCTGGCCCCCGACGTCGTCCGCCTCACCTGGACCCCCGGCGTCCTCCCGCTGCCTTACGCGGTGGTCCGGGAGCGCCTGACGGAGGCGTCGGTCTCCCACAAGAGGCACGCGGAAGGATGGTCCCTGGAGAGCGCGGCGATGCGCCTGGAGATTCGGGCCGACGGAGGGATCCACTTTCGGGATCCCTCGGGGACGATCTGGCGGGAGGAGGAGCCGCCGGCGCGCGCCGGGGAAGCGTGGCGCCATCGAGTCCGGCTCGGCCCGGAAGAGCGGATCTACGGCCTGGGCGAGCGGGCCACTCCCCTGAACCGGCGGGGTCGGATCTACCGCATGTGGAACCGCGATCCGGGCGGAAGCTACGGCCCCGGGGCGGATCCCCTTTATCTGAGCGTTCCCCTCTGGCTCAGCCTGGGCCCGGAGGGAAGCTACCTGGTCTTCTATGAGAACCCCTTTGAGGCGATCTTCGATCTGGGCGCGACCGAGCCGGATGTCGCCTGCCTGACGTTCGCGGGGGGAGCGCTGCGCTATTTCGTCTGCATGGGGCCTCCAGATCAGGCGTTGGCGCGTTATACCGCCCTCACCGGACGCCCTCCCATGCCGCCCCGCTGGGCGCTGGGCTTCCATCAGTCCCGCTGGAGCTACGAGAGCGCCGACGAAGTGCGGACGGTGGTTCAGGGGTTCCGGGACCACGATCTCCCGCTCCATGCGATCCACCTGGACATCGATTACATGGACGGTTACCGGGTGTTCACCGTGGATCGCCGACGGTTCCCCGATCTCCCCGGATTGATCCGCGAGCTGGAAGGGCAGGGGGTCCGAACGGTGGTGATCCTGGATCCGGGGGTGAAAGTGGATCCGGGCTACTCCGTTTATCGGGAAGGGATGGCACACAGCCGGTTCTGCCGTTTGCCGGACGGGAGCGTTTACCGCGGGCTGGTGTGGCCGGGCTGGTGCGTCTTCCCCGACTTCACCGATCCGGGAGTCCGGGAGTGGTGGGGAGATCAGTATCGATCCTTTGTGGAGATGGGCGTCGCGGGCTTCTGGCATGACATGAACGAACCCACGACCTTTGTCGCGTGGGGGGAACCCACATTCCCCCGTGGGGTGCGCCACGCGATGGAGGGACGGGGAGGGGATCATCGGGAGGCGCATAATCTGTATGGCTTGCTGATGAACCGAGCGGCGTGGGAAGCATTACGACGGCTGCGCCCGGAGCGGCGTCCCTTTCTGCTCACCCGCTCGGGATGGGCGGGGATCCAGCGTTACGCGTGGAACTGGACGGGAGACACGGAGAGCACATGGGCGGCGCTGCGGCAGACGATCCCTACGGTCCTCGGACTGGGTCTCTCTGGCATCCCATATACGGGACCCGATATCGGGGGGTTCAGCGGGGCACCGACCGTGGAGCTCTTCGTCCGCTGGTTCCAGGCGGCGACGTTTATGCCCTTTTTCCGAAACCATGCGGCGAAGGGCACACCGCGGCGCGAGCCCTGGGTCTTCGGCGAGCCCGCCCTCTCCATCCTCCGGGAATTTCTCCGCCTGCGCGTCCGCCTGCTGCCGTATCTTTACACTCTGGCCTGGGAGGCGGCACAGACCGGGGCTCCGCTCGCGCGTCCGCTTTTCTGGCTGGATCCGAAAGATCCAGCCCTCTGGGAGATCGAGGATCTGTTTCTCCTGGGCTCCGCCCTGCTGGTGGCGCCGGTGATGGAGGAAGGGGCGCGTTCACGGGCGGTTTTTCTCCCTGCGGGGGAGTGGTATGACTTCTGGAGCGATCGGCGCTTCGCCGGCCCGGGGGTTGTGGAGGTAGAAGCCCCTCTGGAGCGCATCCCGGTCTTCGTCCGGGCAGGAAGCATCCTGCCGATGGCGGAGGACAGGCTCACCCTGCATCTGTATGGGCCGTCCGATGGGGAAGGGGAGGGCATCCTGTATCAGGACGCCGGGGACGGCTTCGGTCCCTATCGGGTGGATCGGTTCCACGGGCAGTGGGAAGAAGGCGTGCTGCGCATCCGCCGCATATGGGAGGGGGATCTCCCGTGGCCCGAGGGGGGTCTTCGGCTTCGGATCCATGGGGTCGCTCCGGCCCGTGCCCACGCCGATGGGCGTCCTGTTCCGGTGGAGGGGCAAACGGTCATCGCCCCTCTCTTTGAGGAGCTGATCGTGGAGATCGACTCCGCATGA
- a CDS encoding class II aldolase/adducin family protein → MRWGIRERRLRETLVEIGARLYARGLVSANDGNFSARLDERRILITPRGRSKGRLRPEDLVVIDREGRVIQPGRGMAMPSSEWPMHVEAYRQRPDAGAVLHAHPPFTVALTVAGVPFPSEVLPEVVMTVGKVPTARLAIPSSEDDALAIREWIREHDAVLLPHHGVVTVGRTVEEAWVILERIEYAAKVYLLSRVLGEARPLPPEFLTALVTAG, encoded by the coding sequence ATGCGATGGGGAATTCGGGAGCGACGCTTGCGGGAGACGCTGGTGGAGATCGGAGCCCGGCTATACGCCCGCGGCCTGGTCTCTGCAAACGATGGGAACTTCTCGGCCCGTCTGGATGAAAGGCGCATCCTGATCACCCCTCGGGGGCGGAGCAAAGGGCGCTTGCGCCCGGAGGATCTCGTGGTCATCGATCGGGAAGGCCGGGTGATCCAGCCCGGGCGCGGCATGGCCATGCCCTCCTCGGAGTGGCCCATGCATGTGGAGGCTTATCGGCAGCGTCCGGATGCCGGCGCGGTCCTTCACGCGCATCCCCCCTTCACGGTAGCCCTCACCGTGGCGGGCGTGCCGTTCCCCTCCGAGGTCCTGCCTGAAGTCGTGATGACGGTAGGGAAAGTGCCGACCGCCCGGCTGGCGATCCCCAGCTCCGAGGATGACGCCCTGGCCATCCGGGAGTGGATCCGGGAGCACGATGCCGTGCTGTTGCCCCACCATGGGGTGGTGACCGTGGGGCGGACCGTGGAGGAGGCCTGGGTGATCCTGGAGCGGATCGAGTATGCGGCGAAAGTTTATCTGCTGAGCCGGGTGCTGGGGGAGGCCCGGCCGCTGCCCCCGGAGTTCCTGACCGCCCTGGTCACGGCGGGCTAA
- a CDS encoding tyrosine-type recombinase/integrase — MTEALGLRSAVLAFLEGLAVRYGRRPRTIQTYRTALQRFLEYLSALNVDPDQHTTADLDPGIVRDFITYLEGRYREEGRALPTATRQTYLAALVGWVNFLLDEGLWRLPAEEARRLVRELRSQRGRPSPPLPRLPREEVLEALLRAARSRPAARSRRKELLRLRDLALLLVLRSSGIRVGELVALRRGDFDPAQGILWVRHGKGGKERLAFLDRAAVQALQAYLQARDAGARGKAVDHRPLFARHDRGAGDAVRPLTPEGVRRALMALAREAGLEEALTPHQFRHYFATRILEATGDLAAVQDLLGHASPTTTRRYARVSPKRLRAVHRQAFEGSEPDP; from the coding sequence ATGACCGAGGCGCTGGGCCTGCGCAGCGCGGTGCTGGCTTTCCTGGAGGGCCTGGCCGTCCGCTACGGCCGGCGTCCCCGCACGATCCAGACGTATCGAACCGCCCTCCAGCGTTTCCTGGAATATCTATCGGCGCTGAATGTGGATCCCGATCAGCACACGACGGCAGATCTGGACCCCGGGATCGTGCGGGATTTCATCACCTATCTGGAGGGACGATACCGGGAGGAAGGCCGGGCGCTGCCGACGGCCACCCGCCAGACCTATCTGGCGGCCCTGGTGGGCTGGGTGAACTTCCTCCTGGATGAAGGCCTGTGGAGGCTGCCGGCGGAGGAAGCCCGCCGGCTGGTACGGGAGCTGCGATCGCAACGGGGGCGGCCCTCCCCTCCCCTGCCCCGGCTCCCCCGGGAGGAGGTGCTGGAGGCGCTGCTCCGGGCAGCCCGCTCCCGGCCGGCCGCGCGCTCCCGCCGGAAGGAACTGCTCCGCCTCCGGGACCTTGCCCTGCTCCTGGTCCTGCGCAGCAGCGGGATCCGGGTGGGCGAGCTGGTGGCTCTCCGGCGGGGCGATTTTGACCCCGCTCAGGGGATCCTGTGGGTGCGTCACGGGAAAGGTGGGAAAGAGCGACTGGCGTTCCTGGATCGCGCCGCTGTGCAGGCCCTTCAGGCTTATCTGCAGGCCCGGGATGCCGGAGCCCGGGGCAAGGCGGTGGATCACCGGCCGCTGTTTGCCCGGCACGATCGGGGCGCGGGGGATGCCGTGCGACCCCTGACCCCGGAGGGGGTTCGGCGGGCGCTGATGGCCCTGGCCCGGGAGGCTGGCCTGGAGGAAGCCCTCACGCCCCACCAATTCCGCCATTATTTCGCCACGCGGATCCTGGAGGCCACGGGCGATCTGGCCGCGGTTCAGGATCTGCTGGGGCATGCCTCCCCGACCACCACCCGCCGCTACGCCCGGGTCTCTCCGAAGCGGCTCCGCGCGGTCCACCGCCAGGCCTTCGAAGGATCGGAGCCGGATCCATGA
- a CDS encoding ABC1 kinase family protein produces the protein MAYTRFLQVLGFALRLLIHIVVWELLLRRLRPSWVRGTAPRRYRGWAAAFRDLAVQLGGALIKLGQFLSARVDLLPDFVIEELAQLQDEVPAEPFERIRPVIEAELGEPLEVAFQSFEPEATAGASLGQVHRAWLPDGTPVMVKVQRPGIERLLAADLAALTAVARILSLYPPLRRRVHLDRLLQEFARTLAMELDYMAEARYAEQFAWNFADDPGIRIPRPFWSHIRRRVLVLEDVAAIKITDLAAMEAAGISRGAVARRLYQTYLRQIFYDGFFHADPHPGNLFVEPMEGGMPADEGRPFRLTFVDFGMVGRISPEARRWLREAAIGLGTRDARRIVRAMHALGFLLPGADLEAIAQAVERLLDHIWGLSMAQLREWSLREAKVLFLEFRELLLRFPFQIPQEFLLLGRTLGLLAGLVTRLDPDFNLFTEAEPFARRLLEEEAPSLSEQVFEILRPLLRIPLDLGRFLERSLAGEIRWEVTFPEARETLILIAEGFQRLVWQITGFVWVMLALFAFANQQVTLAGVLFGIGGLWLLWGLRPLRRQR, from the coding sequence ATGGCCTATACGCGGTTCCTCCAGGTGCTGGGCTTCGCCCTGCGATTGCTGATTCATATCGTGGTGTGGGAACTTCTCCTGCGGCGGCTGCGCCCCTCATGGGTTCGAGGGACAGCGCCCCGGCGCTATCGGGGCTGGGCGGCGGCGTTCCGGGATCTGGCGGTGCAGCTGGGCGGGGCGCTGATCAAGCTGGGCCAGTTCCTGAGCGCGCGGGTGGATCTGCTGCCGGATTTCGTCATCGAAGAGCTGGCCCAGCTCCAGGATGAGGTGCCAGCGGAGCCCTTCGAGCGCATCCGTCCAGTGATCGAGGCCGAGCTGGGGGAACCCCTGGAAGTCGCCTTCCAGTCCTTTGAGCCTGAGGCCACCGCCGGAGCTTCCCTGGGGCAGGTCCATCGGGCATGGCTTCCGGATGGAACGCCGGTGATGGTGAAGGTGCAACGGCCGGGCATCGAGCGGCTGCTCGCCGCTGACCTGGCCGCCCTGACCGCCGTCGCGCGGATCCTCTCTCTCTATCCGCCCCTGCGCCGGCGGGTCCATCTGGATCGCCTGCTGCAGGAGTTCGCCCGCACGCTGGCGATGGAACTGGATTACATGGCGGAGGCCCGGTATGCCGAGCAGTTCGCCTGGAACTTCGCGGACGATCCGGGCATCCGCATCCCGCGGCCCTTCTGGTCCCATATCCGGCGGCGGGTGCTGGTCCTGGAAGATGTAGCGGCGATCAAGATCACGGACCTCGCCGCTATGGAAGCGGCGGGTATCTCCCGGGGGGCCGTCGCCCGGCGGCTCTACCAGACGTATCTGCGGCAGATCTTCTACGATGGCTTCTTCCATGCGGATCCCCACCCCGGCAATCTCTTCGTGGAGCCCATGGAGGGCGGGATGCCGGCCGATGAGGGTCGTCCCTTCCGACTGACCTTTGTGGATTTCGGCATGGTCGGGCGGATCTCCCCGGAGGCCCGCCGCTGGCTGCGGGAGGCGGCCATCGGTCTGGGAACCCGGGATGCCCGGCGGATCGTCCGCGCCATGCATGCCCTGGGGTTCCTGCTGCCGGGAGCGGATCTGGAAGCGATTGCCCAGGCGGTGGAACGCCTGCTTGACCACATATGGGGCCTTTCCATGGCGCAGCTGCGGGAATGGTCCCTCCGGGAGGCGAAGGTGCTCTTCCTGGAGTTCCGCGAGCTGCTGCTGCGCTTCCCCTTCCAGATCCCCCAGGAATTTCTGCTGCTCGGGCGCACCCTGGGGTTGCTGGCCGGGCTGGTCACTCGACTGGATCCGGACTTCAATCTCTTCACCGAGGCGGAACCTTTTGCCCGGCGTCTGCTGGAAGAGGAGGCACCTTCTCTGTCCGAGCAGGTCTTCGAGATCCTGCGCCCGCTCCTGCGGATCCCCCTGGATCTGGGGCGCTTCCTCGAACGGTCCCTGGCGGGGGAGATCCGCTGGGAGGTGACGTTCCCAGAGGCCCGGGAGACGCTGATTTTGATCGCGGAGGGGTTTCAGCGACTGGTCTGGCAGATCACCGGGTTCGTGTGGGTGATGCTGGCGCTGTTCGCGTTCGCGAACCAGCAGGTGACGCTGGCCGGGGTGCTGTTCGGGATCGGGGGGTTGTGGCTGCTGTGGGGGCTCCGCCCGCTGCGGCGGCAAAGGTGA
- a CDS encoding class I SAM-dependent rRNA methyltransferase, with amino-acid sequence MEIPSPSARLYLKPEHDRPVRRHHPWIFSGALGRLEGLVEDGGLVEVFTFEGEWLARGYLNRRSQILVRLLTWDPQEAIDTSFWRQRLERAARARQALRLEERATAYRLVFAESDGLPGLIVDRYNDFLVLQSLTLGIERWKPLLVRLLQEQFQPRGIYERSDVEVREKEGMPPRCGLLVGEAPPDRLIISEHGLRFYVDLLRGHKTGFYLDQRENRHRAAAYLNGAEEVLNAFSYTGAFAVYALAAGARQVVNVDTSGEALQLALENIRLNGFDPGRVENVEGDAFQVLRRFAAAGRRFDAVILDPPKFAYAQAHLNRAARGYKDINLQALRLIRPGGLLITFSCSGLVSPELFQKIVFAAAEDAGREVQILEKLSQAPDHPIRLSFPESEYLKGLICRVW; translated from the coding sequence ATGGAGATTCCCAGCCCATCCGCCCGTCTTTACCTGAAACCCGAACACGACCGGCCGGTCCGCCGCCATCACCCGTGGATCTTCTCGGGAGCCCTGGGCCGTCTGGAGGGCCTGGTGGAGGATGGCGGCCTGGTGGAGGTCTTCACCTTTGAGGGCGAATGGCTCGCCCGAGGCTATCTCAACCGCCGCTCCCAGATCCTGGTCCGCCTGCTCACCTGGGACCCCCAGGAGGCGATCGATACATCCTTCTGGCGGCAGCGCCTGGAGCGGGCGGCCCGGGCCCGCCAGGCCCTGCGCCTGGAGGAGCGCGCCACCGCCTATCGCCTGGTCTTCGCCGAGAGCGATGGGCTGCCCGGGCTCATCGTCGACCGTTACAACGATTTCCTGGTTCTCCAGTCCCTCACCCTGGGGATCGAACGCTGGAAGCCCCTCCTCGTTCGCCTGCTCCAGGAGCAGTTCCAGCCCCGGGGCATCTATGAGCGAAGCGACGTGGAGGTGCGGGAGAAGGAAGGGATGCCGCCCCGATGCGGGCTCCTCGTGGGCGAGGCCCCGCCGGACCGGCTCATCATCTCCGAGCATGGGCTTCGCTTCTATGTGGATCTGCTGCGGGGGCACAAGACGGGCTTCTATCTCGATCAGCGGGAGAACCGTCACCGGGCGGCTGCCTATCTCAACGGCGCGGAGGAAGTCCTCAACGCCTTCTCCTACACCGGCGCCTTCGCCGTCTATGCCCTGGCCGCCGGAGCTCGACAGGTGGTGAATGTGGACACCTCGGGGGAAGCGCTGCAACTGGCCCTTGAAAACATCCGGCTGAACGGCTTCGATCCAGGACGGGTGGAAAACGTGGAGGGGGACGCCTTTCAAGTGCTGCGGCGCTTCGCCGCCGCGGGGCGGCGGTTCGATGCGGTGATCCTGGATCCCCCCAAGTTCGCCTATGCTCAGGCCCACCTGAACCGCGCGGCCCGCGGCTACAAGGACATCAATCTCCAGGCCCTGCGCCTGATCCGCCCCGGCGGTTTGCTGATCACCTTCTCATGCTCGGGCTTGGTCTCCCCGGAGCTCTTCCAGAAGATCGTCTTCGCCGCCGCCGAGGACGCGGGACGGGAGGTCCAGATCCTGGAGAAGCTCTCCCAGGCTCCGGATCACCCCATCCGCCTTTCCTTCCCCGAATCCGAATATCTCAAAGGCCTGATCTGCCGGGTCTGGTGA
- a CDS encoding Uma2 family endonuclease, translated as MGVALPLRRFTVEEYHRLAEAGILREDERVELIEGAIREMPPISSAHAGAVNRLLDRLFSLQAKGQGIVSVQNPIRLGPYSEPQPDLALLRPRADFYASAHPGPSDVLLVIEVAESSADYDREHKLPLYGRAGIPEAWVVDLARGEVVVGRDPSPEGYRAIRIARRGEVLSPLAFPDLALPVAEILG; from the coding sequence ATGGGTGTGGCGCTTCCCCTGCGCCGGTTCACGGTGGAGGAATATCACCGGCTGGCCGAGGCCGGTATCCTGAGGGAGGACGAACGGGTGGAACTCATCGAGGGAGCGATCCGCGAGATGCCACCGATCTCCAGCGCCCACGCAGGTGCAGTAAACCGTCTGCTGGATCGACTGTTCTCCCTGCAGGCGAAGGGGCAGGGGATCGTGAGCGTGCAGAACCCCATCCGTCTGGGTCCTTATTCGGAGCCGCAGCCGGATCTGGCGCTGTTGCGGCCGCGGGCGGATTTCTATGCCTCCGCCCATCCCGGGCCTTCGGATGTGCTGCTGGTCATCGAGGTGGCGGAGTCCTCCGCCGATTACGATCGGGAGCACAAACTTCCCCTTTACGGCCGGGCGGGGATTCCGGAGGCCTGGGTGGTGGATCTGGCCCGGGGGGAGGTGGTGGTGGGGCGGGATCCTTCCCCGGAGGGCTATCGGGCGATCCGGATCGCCCGGCGGGGCGAAGTCCTTTCCCCCCTCGCCTTCCCCGACCTCGCCCTCCCCGTCGCGGAAATCCTGGGGTAA
- a CDS encoding cysteine desulfurase-like protein — protein sequence MATAEWVWEIRKEFPALGQEIEGKVPVFLDGPGGSQAPQRVIEAMARAMVEANANTHGAFPTSRRVDTLMAGARQAAADLLGASSEEILFGPNMTTLTFQISRAIGRLLRPGDEIVVTRLDHDANVAPWLALEEQGAIIRWVDFHPEDGTLDLEGLARALSERTRLVAVGYASNALGTVNPVRRIVEMAHAVGAWVYVDAVHAAPHLFIDVQELGCDFLVCSAYKFFGPHVGVLYGRKDRLMALRPYKVRPAPDHPPEAFETGTQNHEGLAGLIAAIEYLADIGRRFGSPADPSRRAAIRAAMGKIREHEQALCARLLEGLEEIPGLTVYGIRTMARWAERVPTVSFRIRNRHPREIAEALGREGVYVWDGNFYALGVTERLGVEGQGGLVRVGALHYNTLEEIDRFLEALRRITVHRV from the coding sequence ATGGCCACCGCGGAATGGGTCTGGGAGATCCGGAAGGAGTTCCCTGCCCTCGGGCAGGAGATCGAGGGGAAGGTCCCGGTGTTCCTGGATGGCCCGGGAGGCTCCCAGGCGCCCCAACGCGTGATCGAGGCGATGGCCCGGGCCATGGTGGAAGCGAACGCCAACACCCATGGGGCCTTCCCCACCAGCCGACGGGTCGATACCCTGATGGCGGGGGCCCGACAGGCTGCTGCCGACCTCCTCGGCGCCTCGTCGGAGGAGATCCTCTTCGGCCCGAATATGACCACGCTGACCTTTCAGATCAGCCGGGCGATCGGCCGGCTGTTGCGCCCCGGGGATGAGATCGTGGTCACCCGGCTGGATCACGACGCCAACGTCGCGCCCTGGCTGGCCCTGGAGGAACAAGGAGCCATCATCCGCTGGGTGGATTTCCACCCGGAGGATGGCACGCTGGACCTGGAGGGGCTGGCCCGGGCGCTCTCCGAGCGCACCCGTCTGGTGGCCGTGGGCTATGCTTCCAACGCTCTGGGAACGGTGAACCCGGTGCGCCGCATCGTTGAGATGGCTCACGCGGTCGGCGCCTGGGTCTACGTGGACGCCGTCCACGCGGCGCCGCACCTCTTCATCGATGTGCAGGAGCTGGGCTGCGATTTCCTGGTCTGCTCCGCCTACAAGTTCTTCGGGCCCCATGTGGGGGTCCTGTATGGCCGAAAGGATCGGCTGATGGCGCTCCGCCCCTATAAAGTGCGCCCGGCACCGGATCACCCGCCCGAGGCCTTTGAGACGGGGACGCAGAACCACGAGGGGCTGGCCGGGCTGATCGCCGCGATCGAATACCTGGCGGACATCGGCCGGCGCTTCGGAAGCCCAGCGGACCCCTCCCGGCGGGCGGCGATCCGCGCGGCGATGGGAAAGATCCGGGAGCACGAGCAAGCGCTGTGCGCGCGGCTGCTGGAAGGACTGGAGGAGATCCCCGGCCTCACGGTCTACGGCATCCGCACGATGGCGCGCTGGGCGGAGCGGGTGCCGACCGTCTCTTTCCGGATCCGGAATCGGCATCCCCGGGAGATCGCGGAGGCGCTGGGGCGAGAGGGAGTCTATGTATGGGACGGGAATTTCTACGCCCTGGGCGTGACCGAGCGCCTCGGCGTGGAAGGGCAGGGGGGGCTGGTGCGCGTGGGCGCACTGCATTACAACACACTGGAGGAGATCGATCGGTTCCTGGAAGCGCTCCGCCGGATCACCGTCCACCGCGTGTGA
- a CDS encoding glycosyltransferase family 87 protein gives MKRINSMELLSQIALVLSYMAAVTWILLRHSPVDYPPYAMAAWGFRHGENVYQWGEADYARAAAALGFERYTMPYRYPPFTALLVLPMLAFPDRGMGLWIALQAAGALLTAEAAARLFGEPHRPQRRALIRMSVGLFPPFLVSLYAGQVNPMVALLAVLALQAIRQGHEGRGGFLLGMSLMLKPLAIGVAGLLLWEGRWRALRGLTLGIALAMGASAMVFGPPALGFLQAPMAGGGSAYPPAQNLPSMAIRWLTRHPYGFALIDAPIAARWIGGAMAGALVLLTLAGLGRPGTPREPFADRSAWTTAAVFLANPGTWYHHGVMLSLALCALLRQAGQRSRVWHAAMAMSIGAIALWGIAWHAFIGWTPLLDMGTLGALGLWILLAYELWGKPSA, from the coding sequence ATGAAGCGCATCAACAGCATGGAGCTTCTCAGCCAGATCGCCCTTGTTCTCTCCTATATGGCGGCAGTGACGTGGATCCTCCTGCGCCATTCCCCTGTGGATTACCCCCCTTATGCAATGGCAGCCTGGGGGTTCCGACACGGGGAAAACGTCTACCAGTGGGGCGAAGCCGACTACGCGCGGGCTGCCGCCGCCCTGGGGTTCGAGCGCTACACGATGCCCTATCGCTACCCCCCGTTCACCGCGCTGCTGGTTCTCCCCATGCTGGCATTCCCCGATCGAGGGATGGGGCTGTGGATCGCCCTTCAGGCCGCGGGCGCGCTGCTGACGGCAGAGGCCGCGGCGCGCCTCTTCGGGGAGCCCCATCGTCCCCAACGGCGAGCGCTGATCCGGATGAGCGTCGGGCTCTTCCCGCCGTTCCTGGTCAGCCTCTACGCCGGCCAGGTCAATCCGATGGTCGCCCTGCTCGCCGTCCTCGCCCTCCAGGCGATCCGACAGGGACATGAGGGAAGGGGAGGGTTCCTGCTGGGGATGAGCCTGATGTTGAAGCCGCTGGCCATCGGAGTGGCCGGCCTCCTGCTCTGGGAGGGTCGATGGCGGGCGCTGAGGGGACTGACGTTGGGGATCGCCCTCGCCATGGGGGCGAGCGCCATGGTCTTCGGCCCGCCCGCCCTGGGGTTCCTTCAAGCGCCAATGGCCGGCGGAGGCAGCGCATATCCGCCCGCTCAGAACCTGCCCTCCATGGCCATCCGCTGGTTGACCCGCCATCCCTACGGATTCGCGCTGATCGATGCGCCGATCGCCGCCCGCTGGATCGGTGGGGCCATGGCCGGCGCGCTCGTTCTCCTGACGCTGGCCGGACTGGGCCGGCCCGGAACGCCCCGGGAGCCCTTTGCGGATCGGTCCGCATGGACGACGGCCGCCGTCTTCCTGGCCAACCCGGGGACATGGTATCATCACGGCGTCATGCTCAGTCTGGCCCTTTGCGCCCTGCTCCGCCAGGCCGGCCAGCGTTCCCGAGTCTGGCATGCCGCCATGGCCATGAGCATCGGCGCCATCGCCCTCTGGGGAATAGCCTGGCATGCCTTCATCGGGTGGACACCCCTGCTGGACATGGGAACGCTGGGGGCGCTGGGGCTATGGATCCTGCTGGCCTATGAGTTGTGGGGGAAACCATCCGCATGA